A genome region from Coffea arabica cultivar ET-39 chromosome 7e, Coffea Arabica ET-39 HiFi, whole genome shotgun sequence includes the following:
- the LOC113701333 gene encoding ras-related protein Rab7 isoform X1, which yields MKFTCMTALPTDDEKKAEKQSQQHTKSSDTQKTLKNTAMSILKRSLLKIIVIGDSGVGKTSLMNQYVHKKFTHQYKATIGADFSTKEIQIDDKLVTLQIWDTAGQERFHSLGAAFYRGADCCVLVFDVNLLRSFETLQNWHEEFLKQADPVNPESFPFVLIGNKVDVNYGRSQAVPEMTVKDWCASRGNIPYYETSAKEDYNVDHAFTSIARIALAYEHDDGQDIWPDQEIPSYCDLQRIPESLSGVEQQRGGCAC from the exons ATGAAATTCACATGCATGACCGCCCTACCTACAGATGATGAGAAAAAAGCAG AAAAGCAAAGCCAGCAACATACAAAGTCCTCAGACACTCAAAAGACTTTAAAAAACACTGCTATGTCCATCCTGAAAAGGAGTTTGCTTAAGATTATCGTTATCGGGGATAGCGG GGTGGGAAAGACATCTTTGATGAATCA ATATGTACATAAAAAGTTCACACATCAATACAAAGCAACAATTGGTGCTGATTTTTCCACCAAAGAGATACAGATTGATGACAAACTAGTTACCTTGCAA ATATGGGATACAGCAGGACAAGAAAGATTTCACAGCCTTGGTGCTGCATTTTACAGGGGAGCAGATTGTTGCGTACTCGTGTTTGATGTCAATCTACTCAGATCTTTTGAAACCCTTCAAAATTGGCATGAAGAGTTTCTCAAGCAG GCAGATCCTGTCAATCCTGAGTCCTTTCCTTTTGTGTTGATTGGAAACAAGGTCGATGTGAATTATGGGAGGAGCCAAGCG GTACCTGAGATGACTGTTAAGGACTGGTGTGCTTCCAGAGGAAATATACCTTATTATGAAACCTCAGCTAAAGAAGATTACAATGTTGATCATGCATTCACTTCCATTGCTAGAATTGCTCTTGCATATGAACATGACGATGGGCAGGACAT ttggCCAGATCAAGAGATACCATCTTACTG TGACCTCCAAAGAATACCAGAATCCCTTTCAGGAGTTGAGCAGCAGAGGGGAGGATGTGCATGCTAA
- the LOC140011151 gene encoding iron-sulfur assembly protein IscA, chloroplastic-like: MAFSSAAASAWTCDPICRLVTRTSSSNSSNPFPPQASTASISFPRSSSPLFVNRKKRFLSIKASASVEAPPTTGGLAPAITLTDNALKHLNRMRADRDKDLCLRIGVKQGGCSGMSYTMEFEKRENARPDDSIIEYNGFIIVCDPKSLLFVFGMQLDYSDALIGGGFSFQNPNATQTCGCGKSFNA; encoded by the exons ATGGCTTTCTCCTCGGCTGCTGCTTCTGCCTGGACATGTGATCCGATTTGCAGGCTTGTAACGAGGACTAGTAGTTCGAATTCGAGCAACCCTTTTCCACCTCAAGCTTCTACTGCATCAATCTCCTTTCCAAGATCTTCGTCACCCCTTTTTGTCAATCGCAAAAAGCGTTTCTTGTCCATCAAAGCATCAGCTTCTGTTGAAG CGCCACCAACTACTGGGGGCCTTGCACCTGCAATTACTTTGACAGATAATGCATTGAAGCACTTGAATAGGATGAGAGCTGACCGAGATAAAGATTTGTGTCTTAGAATTGGGGTCAAGCAAGGTGGATGCTCTGGCATGTCTTATACAATGGAGtttgagaagagagaaaatgcAAGGCCAGATGATTCCATTATTGAATACAATGGTTTTATTATTG TTTGTGATCCCAAAAGCCTTCTCTTCGTTTTTGGAATGCAGCTGGACTACAGTGATGCACTTATAGGGGGAggcttctctttccaaaatccaAATGCTACACAAACCTGTGGTTGTGGTAAATCATTTAATGCATGA
- the LOC113701333 gene encoding ras-related protein Rab7 isoform X2, which translates to MKFTCMTALPTDDEKKAEKQSQQHTKSSDTQKTLKNTAMSILKRSLLKIIVIGDSGVGKTSLMNQYVHKKFTHQYKATIGADFSTKEIQIDDKLVTLQIWDTAGQERFHSLGAAFYRGADCCVLVFDVNLLRSFETLQNWHEEFLKQADPVNPESFPFVLIGNKVDVNYGRSQAVPEMTVKDWCASRGNIPYYETSAKEDYNVDHAFTSIARIALAYEHDDGQDIDLQRIPESLSGVEQQRGGCAC; encoded by the exons ATGAAATTCACATGCATGACCGCCCTACCTACAGATGATGAGAAAAAAGCAG AAAAGCAAAGCCAGCAACATACAAAGTCCTCAGACACTCAAAAGACTTTAAAAAACACTGCTATGTCCATCCTGAAAAGGAGTTTGCTTAAGATTATCGTTATCGGGGATAGCGG GGTGGGAAAGACATCTTTGATGAATCA ATATGTACATAAAAAGTTCACACATCAATACAAAGCAACAATTGGTGCTGATTTTTCCACCAAAGAGATACAGATTGATGACAAACTAGTTACCTTGCAA ATATGGGATACAGCAGGACAAGAAAGATTTCACAGCCTTGGTGCTGCATTTTACAGGGGAGCAGATTGTTGCGTACTCGTGTTTGATGTCAATCTACTCAGATCTTTTGAAACCCTTCAAAATTGGCATGAAGAGTTTCTCAAGCAG GCAGATCCTGTCAATCCTGAGTCCTTTCCTTTTGTGTTGATTGGAAACAAGGTCGATGTGAATTATGGGAGGAGCCAAGCG GTACCTGAGATGACTGTTAAGGACTGGTGTGCTTCCAGAGGAAATATACCTTATTATGAAACCTCAGCTAAAGAAGATTACAATGTTGATCATGCATTCACTTCCATTGCTAGAATTGCTCTTGCATATGAACATGACGATGGGCAGGACAT TGACCTCCAAAGAATACCAGAATCCCTTTCAGGAGTTGAGCAGCAGAGGGGAGGATGTGCATGCTAA